Genomic window (Actinomycetota bacterium):
TATTCGTTAATAGCTGTTGCACCGTGTCTTTTGCTTAACTTAGAACCATCTGAACCCAAAATCATAGGAAGATGTGCAAATTGTGGAATTGGATATCCAAGCGCTTTGTATAAATTAACCTGTTTAGGAGTATTTGGTATATGATCATCACCTCTTATTACAAGTGAAATTTTCATTGCATTATCATCTACAACTACACAATGGTTATATGTAGGATCTCCATTACTTCTTAAAAGAACAAGATCCTCAATAAATTCATTTTCAAATGTTATTTTATTATGTATCAAATCACATACTTCTGTTATACCTGTTTCAGGTATTGCAAGTCTTATTGCGAATGGTTTTTTTATTTTTAGAAGGTTATCTATCTCTGTTTCTGAAAATTTTCTACATCTCTCATCATACATTGGTGGCCTTTTCTCTTTTAGAGCAATTCTTCTTCTTTCTTCAAGCTCTTTTGGTTCACAAAAACATCTATAAGCTTTTCCTTCTTCTAAAAGTTTGTATGCAGCATTTCTGTAAAGCTTCATCCTTTTACTTTGCTGGTAAGGACCATAATTACCACCAACAACCGGACCTTCATCCCAATTGATTCCTAACCAAGACATTGATTCTAATATACCTTCAATTGCTCCTGAAAAAAGTCTTTTTACATCTGTATCCTCTATTCTGAGTATAAATTTACCACCATGCTTTTTTGCAAGTAACCAGTTATATATTGCAGTTCTTGCATGACCTACATGAAGATATCCAGTAGGGGATGGTGCAAATCTAACTCTAACTTTTTCGTTATTCATATTAAAACAGCTCGTAACCCTCTTTCCAAAGATGGAGGAGAAGAGCTGTCCTCCTTTCTATTAATAATTTTTATTTAAATCTCTTTATAAATTATAATGGTAATTATACTTTTTGCAAATTTTGAAGTGGTAT
Coding sequences:
- a CDS encoding glutamate--tRNA ligase — translated: MNNEKVRVRFAPSPTGYLHVGHARTAIYNWLLAKKHGGKFILRIEDTDVKRLFSGAIEGILESMSWLGINWDEGPVVGGNYGPYQQSKRMKLYRNAAYKLLEEGKAYRCFCEPKELEERRRIALKEKRPPMYDERCRKFSETEIDNLLKIKKPFAIRLAIPETGITEVCDLIHNKITFENEFIEDLVLLRSNGDPTYNHCVVVDDNAMKISLVIRGDDHIPNTPKQVNLYKALGYPIPQFAHLPMILGSDGSKLSKRHGATAINEYKEVGYLPQVMLNFLSLLGWSYDDKTTIFSKDDLIEKFSIENVSKNPAIFDIKKLDWMNGYYIRNLTIKELVELIIPFLQKSDLLPKKISKEDRDKIEEIVPIIQERIKHLSDVAPLTDFLFKEKIEIEEKSLKDSKKIENKRKIINLAISKLNSLKDFSREGIEKVLREVLDELSVKARKAFMLIRIAISGKKVSPPLFESI